Proteins from a genomic interval of Watersipora subatra chromosome 10, tzWatSuba1.1, whole genome shotgun sequence:
- the LOC137406380 gene encoding neuronal membrane glycoprotein M6-a-like translates to MGLDQLEFFLRQSDGFNLNEANDILWLGELRVVLTTIGALTGCIGIVLLIFGALATGATRRNVFSGAKCIMGGRCSAAFCLVVTYVVNFAWMLITSGISIPIIFFVMMRSICEMEFRYKGTQPGGSGVALHCFNLSRIGIYYPGYNKEFPDLFIYGPHLCRQSQLTDMCDLVAREIPLMSAAFAGSFLIVISMVSFLMIVSANYQRIKTSKELSDYRDALEQDNTEMDNIITSRRQFNSSYATESVLT, encoded by the exons ATGGGTCTTGATCAACTGGAATTCTTTCTGCGCCAGTCTGATGGATTCAACTTGAATGAAGCCAATGACATCCTGTG GTTGGGTGAGCTACGGGTTGTGCTGACAACAATTGGAGCTCTAACCGGTTGCATCGGTATCGTGTTGTTGATCTTCGGAGCTCTGGCTACAGGCGCTACTAGAAGAAATGTTTTCTCCGGAGCTAAATGCATTATGGGAGGCCGATGTTCAGCAGCTTTT TGTCTGGTGGTAACCTATGTGGTCAACTTCGCTTGGATGCTCATTACCTCCGGTATATCAATTCCAATCATATTCTTTGTGATGATGAGGAGCATATGCGAGATGGAGTTCCGCTATAAGGGAACACAACCAGGAGGCTCAGGCGTTGCTCTCCATTGTTTCAACCTCTCCCGAATAG GCATATACTATCCGGGATACAACAAGGAGTTCCCTGACTTGTTCATATACGGCCCACACCTTTGCCGACAGTCTCAACTGACAGACATGTGTGACCTCGTTGCTCGAGAAATTCCCTTGATGAGCGCCGCTTTTGCTGGCTCATTCCTCATTGTCATCTCTATG GTCTCATTCTTGATGATTGTCAGTGCCAACTACCAGCGTATCAAGACCTCCAAAGAGCTCTCTGACTACAGAGATGCCCTCGAACAAGACAACACTGAAATGGATAATATTATTACCAGCAGACGACAGTTTAATAGCTCCTACGCTACTGAGTCCGTCTTAACCTGA